In one window of Caballeronia sp. TF1N1 DNA:
- a CDS encoding transposase: protein MFFSELSNEEWVLVSQIIGESEVREHRRGRPKAHPRTVVNAVLWILTTGETWSRLPSHYPTVPTCRRRFVEWQLNGILIEIVKVLANAGRSFAYVPRQPVTEAAPRPAPVAYECDRLRGVFWQNPESWQTPGALPFNSLASTPRRLPEARDVAQANASVLTVRRMHASRPARPYEAPLPFEPACPPVVDARGYNIYPIARPVSGNMFRGWAEIVKDGRRIERSGLIGPRFASSDEARTYALEWARRWIAAEATRGDTPDEVDMESAQVMQPEERPVERMTLEMRD, encoded by the coding sequence ATGTTTTTTAGCGAACTCAGCAATGAAGAGTGGGTATTGGTCTCCCAAATCATAGGAGAGAGCGAAGTCCGCGAGCATAGGCGCGGGCGTCCCAAAGCCCATCCACGTACAGTAGTCAATGCCGTGTTGTGGATTCTCACCACAGGCGAAACCTGGTCCAGATTGCCAAGCCATTACCCAACGGTTCCAACCTGCCGGCGCCGTTTCGTCGAATGGCAACTGAACGGCATTCTCATCGAGATCGTCAAGGTACTGGCGAACGCGGGCCGTTCTTTCGCCTATGTACCGCGTCAGCCGGTCACCGAAGCGGCGCCGCGTCCTGCGCCCGTGGCGTACGAATGTGACCGTCTGCGCGGTGTGTTTTGGCAGAACCCGGAGTCGTGGCAAACGCCGGGCGCCTTGCCGTTCAACAGTCTCGCGAGCACGCCAAGGCGTCTGCCGGAAGCGCGCGACGTGGCGCAAGCCAATGCGTCCGTGCTGACGGTCAGGCGCATGCACGCATCGCGTCCCGCGCGGCCGTACGAGGCGCCGTTGCCCTTCGAACCGGCGTGTCCGCCTGTCGTCGATGCGCGCGGCTACAACATCTATCCCATCGCGCGGCCAGTGTCCGGCAACATGTTTCGCGGCTGGGCGGAAATCGTGAAAGACGGGCGGCGTATCGAGCGTTCCGGTTTGATCGGGCCGCGCTTTGCTTCGTCGGATGAAGCGCGCACGTATGCGCTCGAATGGGCGCGGCGCTGGATCGCGGCCGAAGCCACGCGCGGCGATACACCCGATGAAGTGGACATGGAGTCCGCTCAAGTCATGCAGCCTGAAGAGCGACCGGTCGAGCGCATGACGCTCGAGATGCGCGACTAA
- a CDS encoding mannose-1-phosphate guanylyltransferase/mannose-6-phosphate isomerase: MNASDTVLATVAADTRLAIQPVILAGGSGTRLWPMSREHFPKQLIGLIGEQSLLQATANRLDGLGSVSAEKTLRVADAIIVCNEEHRFTTAEQLRGQGRRARLVLEPVPRNTAPALTAAAIHALRAGEDAVLVVMPADHVVANQDEFHRAIATGAQCAEQGAIVTLSVVPSHAETGYGYIKSGEALPCGAWKLERFVEKPHLELARQYLESGEYGWNAGIFIVRASTWVAAIEHYQPAIHAACVAAFDKGSDDGEFFRLDRDSFAASPSDSIDYAVMEQLAGERATEAFTGAVVPLDAGWSDVGSWDAIWNILPKDDSSNVARGRVMFQGASSTYAHSEGRLIACVGTQNLVVVETADAILVADKSCAQDVKAIVGRIKSERGTEAADHRKVHRPWGHYDSVDQGDRFQVKRIVVKPGARLSLQMHHHRAEHWVVVRGTALVTRGTETFILAENESTYIPIGIQHRLENPGKMPLEIIEVQSGTYLGEDDIVRFEDTYGRN, translated from the coding sequence ATGAACGCTTCAGATACCGTGCTCGCCACGGTCGCCGCAGACACGCGCCTAGCCATTCAACCCGTGATCCTTGCAGGTGGTTCGGGCACGCGTCTTTGGCCAATGTCGCGCGAACATTTTCCCAAGCAGCTCATCGGTCTCATTGGTGAGCAGTCGTTGCTGCAGGCCACTGCCAATCGGCTCGATGGTCTTGGCTCGGTGTCCGCGGAGAAGACGTTGCGCGTGGCGGATGCCATCATCGTGTGCAATGAGGAGCATCGCTTCACGACGGCTGAACAACTGCGCGGGCAAGGCCGGCGCGCGCGGCTCGTGCTCGAACCCGTGCCGCGCAACACGGCGCCCGCGCTGACTGCCGCGGCCATTCACGCGTTACGCGCGGGCGAAGATGCGGTGCTCGTCGTCATGCCCGCCGATCATGTGGTTGCAAATCAGGACGAGTTTCATCGAGCGATTGCGACCGGCGCGCAATGCGCGGAGCAAGGGGCGATCGTCACCTTGAGTGTCGTGCCTTCGCATGCGGAAACGGGCTACGGCTATATCAAGAGCGGCGAAGCTCTGCCGTGCGGCGCGTGGAAGCTGGAGCGCTTCGTCGAAAAGCCGCATCTCGAACTCGCGCGTCAGTATCTGGAATCGGGCGAATATGGCTGGAATGCCGGCATTTTCATCGTGCGCGCATCGACTTGGGTTGCAGCTATCGAACACTATCAGCCGGCTATTCATGCAGCGTGCGTCGCGGCATTCGATAAAGGCAGCGACGATGGCGAGTTCTTCCGGCTGGATCGCGATTCGTTCGCGGCGTCGCCGTCGGATTCGATCGACTATGCGGTGATGGAGCAACTTGCGGGCGAACGGGCCACGGAGGCCTTCACGGGTGCTGTCGTGCCGCTCGACGCAGGCTGGTCCGATGTCGGCTCATGGGATGCGATCTGGAACATATTGCCTAAGGACGATTCCTCGAATGTCGCGCGCGGACGCGTGATGTTCCAGGGCGCTTCATCGACTTATGCGCATTCCGAAGGGCGGCTGATTGCGTGCGTGGGAACGCAAAATCTCGTGGTGGTCGAAACGGCCGATGCAATCCTCGTTGCCGATAAATCTTGCGCGCAAGACGTTAAGGCAATCGTCGGGCGCATCAAGTCCGAGCGCGGCACGGAGGCTGCGGATCACCGCAAGGTGCACCGGCCGTGGGGACATTACGATTCGGTCGATCAGGGCGACCGCTTCCAGGTCAAGCGCATTGTCGTCAAACCGGGCGCGCGCCTCTCATTGCAGATGCATCATCATCGCGCGGAGCATTGGGTCGTGGTGCGGGGAACGGCGCTCGTCACACGGGGAACGGAAACGTTCATTCTGGCCGAGAACGAGTCGACGTATATCCCTATCGGCATTCAACACAGGTTGGAAAATCCGGGGAAGATGCCGCTTGAAATCATCGAGGTGCAGTCGGGGACTTATCTCGGCGAAGACGACATCGTGCGATTCGAAGATACTTACGGCAGAAATTAA
- a CDS encoding undecaprenyl-phosphate glucose phosphotransferase gives MLSVLSRVVDIAMAVLGAALGASLYAGAFVWVDDVEGTMLAFSCVLMVMTFPSLGIYQSWRGKPFYDLLLRVIAAWILVESAGVLLTFSIHRAESLSRLWLIYWAASTIGLLIVTKTVIYTALRFIRREGFNQKTVAIVGSAPYAKFLIGQMRNRPEAGFSPVLVFDLQLDANDSPMQGDAFKGVPIERDLAELTKRVRGRAIRELWLALPISEEQTIHRLVNEFRDDFVNVRFIPDVRSLSFFSNAVVDLLGVPAINLAASPITDVKVLPKLVFDRVFAALVLLGMAPLLAVIALMVKLSSPGPVFFKQKRKGIDGYEFEIYKFRSMKVHTEASGQITQARRGDKRVTKVGAFLRRTSLDELPQFINVLRGEMSVVGPRPHALEHDDIYKDLVKGYMHRYRIKPGITGWAQVNGYRGETDRIEKMSGRVKLDLYYMQHWTFGLDMKIVALTLWKGFAGANAY, from the coding sequence ATGCTGAGCGTGCTATCGAGAGTCGTCGACATTGCCATGGCGGTGCTGGGCGCAGCGCTCGGCGCGTCGCTCTATGCGGGCGCTTTCGTATGGGTCGACGACGTGGAAGGCACCATGCTCGCGTTTTCATGCGTGCTGATGGTGATGACGTTTCCGTCTCTCGGCATCTATCAATCATGGCGCGGCAAGCCGTTCTATGACCTGCTGCTGCGCGTGATCGCGGCGTGGATTCTGGTCGAAAGCGCGGGCGTGCTGCTCACCTTCAGCATTCATCGCGCGGAGTCGCTGTCGCGCTTGTGGCTGATTTACTGGGCTGCGTCGACCATCGGTTTGTTGATCGTCACCAAGACCGTGATTTATACGGCGCTCAGATTTATCCGCCGCGAAGGCTTCAATCAGAAGACGGTGGCTATCGTCGGCTCGGCGCCTTATGCGAAGTTCCTGATTGGCCAGATGCGCAATCGTCCCGAAGCGGGCTTTAGCCCCGTGCTCGTCTTCGACTTGCAACTCGACGCAAACGATTCACCCATGCAAGGCGATGCCTTCAAGGGCGTGCCTATCGAACGCGATCTCGCGGAATTGACCAAGCGTGTGCGCGGCCGTGCGATTCGCGAACTATGGCTTGCCTTGCCGATTTCCGAAGAGCAGACCATTCACCGCCTCGTGAACGAGTTTCGCGACGACTTCGTGAACGTGCGCTTCATTCCGGATGTCCGCAGCCTCTCGTTCTTCAGCAACGCGGTGGTGGATTTGCTCGGCGTGCCCGCGATCAACCTGGCGGCATCGCCGATCACGGATGTGAAAGTGCTTCCCAAGCTCGTCTTCGATCGCGTCTTCGCCGCTCTGGTGCTACTTGGCATGGCGCCGTTGCTCGCGGTGATCGCGTTGATGGTGAAGCTCTCGTCGCCTGGACCGGTGTTTTTCAAGCAAAAGCGCAAGGGGATCGACGGATACGAGTTCGAGATCTACAAGTTTCGTTCGATGAAGGTACACACCGAAGCGAGCGGGCAAATAACGCAAGCGCGTCGCGGCGACAAGCGCGTGACGAAGGTCGGGGCGTTCCTGCGGCGCACGAGTCTGGATGAGCTTCCGCAGTTCATCAACGTGCTGCGCGGCGAGATGTCGGTGGTTGGGCCGCGGCCGCACGCGCTCGAACACGACGATATCTACAAGGACCTCGTCAAAGGCTACATGCATCGCTACCGCATCAAGCCGGGCATCACGGGGTGGGCGCAAGTGAACGGCTATCGCGGCGAGACGGATCGCATCGAAAAGATGTCGGGACGCGTGAAGCTGGATCTCTACTACATGCAGCACTGGACCTTCGGACTCGACATGAAGATCGTCGCGCTGACGCTGTGGAAGGGCTTTGCAGGCGCAAACGCGTATTGA
- a CDS encoding UDP-glucose/GDP-mannose dehydrogenase family protein — protein MKLTIIGSGYVGLVTGACLADIGNEVLCLDVDRRKIAILNSGGIPIHEPGLKEVIDRNREAGRLSFSSNVQQAVEHGEMLFIAVGTPSDEDGSADLQYVLGAARDIGRYMNGFKVVVDKSTVPVGTARRVKAAIETELAGRGVDHMFSVVSNPEFLKEGAAIEDFTRPDRIVIGCDDDVPGERARDRMKRLYAPFNRNHERTLYMDVQSAEFTKYAANAMLATRISFMNELANFADRVGADIEAVRRGIGSDPRIGYDFLYAGCGYGGSCFPKDVRSLIQTATEFGHEMSILKAVSNVNEAQKDTLTRKIVERFGDDLTGRTIALWGLAFKPNTDDMRDAPSRVLAAALLERGACIVAYDPVAVDEARRVFAIDLHDKPDALGRLTYANNHKQALDGADALVIVTEWKVFKSPDFDAIKRRLKTPVIFDGRNLYEPETLQEMGIEYHAIGRGVRHVERDVTASVA, from the coding sequence ATGAAACTGACGATCATCGGCAGCGGCTACGTGGGGCTCGTAACCGGCGCATGCCTCGCGGACATCGGCAATGAAGTACTGTGTCTCGACGTCGATCGACGCAAGATCGCCATTCTCAACAGCGGCGGAATTCCGATCCACGAGCCGGGACTCAAGGAAGTGATCGATCGCAATCGCGAAGCGGGGCGGCTCTCGTTTTCGTCGAATGTGCAGCAGGCGGTCGAACATGGCGAGATGCTGTTTATCGCGGTGGGTACGCCATCCGACGAAGACGGCTCCGCCGATTTGCAATACGTGCTCGGCGCCGCGCGCGATATCGGCCGCTATATGAATGGCTTCAAGGTCGTGGTCGATAAATCCACCGTTCCGGTTGGCACCGCTCGACGCGTGAAGGCTGCGATAGAAACCGAGTTGGCCGGACGCGGCGTCGATCACATGTTCTCGGTGGTCTCGAACCCCGAGTTCCTCAAGGAAGGCGCGGCGATAGAAGACTTCACGCGGCCCGACCGCATCGTGATTGGTTGCGACGACGACGTGCCCGGCGAGCGCGCCCGCGATCGCATGAAGCGCCTCTATGCGCCATTCAACCGCAATCACGAACGCACGCTCTACATGGACGTGCAGTCGGCGGAATTCACGAAGTATGCGGCCAACGCAATGCTCGCCACGCGCATCTCTTTCATGAACGAGCTCGCGAATTTCGCGGACCGTGTGGGCGCCGATATCGAAGCGGTGCGGCGCGGCATCGGTTCGGACCCGCGTATCGGTTACGACTTTCTCTATGCGGGCTGCGGCTATGGCGGTTCGTGCTTTCCGAAGGACGTGCGTTCGCTGATCCAGACCGCGACGGAATTCGGCCATGAGATGAGCATTCTCAAGGCGGTCTCGAACGTCAACGAGGCGCAGAAAGATACGCTCACGCGCAAGATCGTCGAACGTTTTGGCGACGATCTCACGGGACGCACCATCGCGCTTTGGGGCCTCGCGTTCAAGCCCAATACCGACGACATGCGCGATGCGCCGAGCCGCGTGCTGGCCGCTGCGTTGCTCGAACGCGGCGCATGCATCGTGGCTTACGATCCCGTCGCCGTGGATGAAGCGCGCCGCGTCTTTGCCATCGACCTGCACGACAAGCCCGATGCGCTCGGACGTCTCACGTATGCGAACAATCACAAGCAAGCGCTCGACGGCGCGGATGCACTCGTGATCGTCACCGAATGGAAAGTCTTCAAGAGCCCCGATTTCGATGCGATCAAGCGGCGCCTCAAGACACCCGTGATCTTCGATGGCCGCAATCTTTACGAACCGGAAACCCTGCAGGAAATGGGCATCGAGTATCACGCGATCGGGCGCGGCGTGCGCCACGTCGAACGTGACGTGACGGCGAGCGTGGCCTAG
- a CDS encoding low molecular weight protein-tyrosine-phosphatase — MFGSVLIVCHANICRSPAAEALFRAHLARRGGRPIEFRSAGLYAHEGDDIDPTMQRLLAELGLDSSGHRSRRFNRQMARDAELILVPERKQIDAISRLAPTTRGKVHLLGKWEDSEVTDPYGGHEAAYRESFGLIERLVLGWLNKIC; from the coding sequence ATGTTCGGAAGCGTATTGATCGTCTGTCACGCCAACATCTGCAGAAGCCCCGCCGCCGAAGCGCTCTTTCGTGCGCATCTCGCGCGGCGCGGTGGCCGTCCGATCGAGTTTCGTTCGGCGGGTCTCTATGCGCATGAAGGCGACGACATCGACCCGACCATGCAGCGTCTGCTCGCCGAACTCGGGCTGGATTCGTCGGGGCATCGCTCGCGCCGCTTCAATCGTCAAATGGCGCGCGATGCCGAATTGATCCTCGTGCCCGAGCGCAAACAGATCGATGCGATTTCACGACTCGCGCCCACGACGCGCGGCAAGGTGCATCTCTTAGGCAAGTGGGAAGACTCGGAGGTGACAGACCCGTATGGCGGCCATGAAGCCGCTTATCGGGAGAGTTTCGGACTCATCGAACGTCTGGTCCTTGGATGGCTAAACAAAATATGCTGA
- a CDS encoding polysaccharide biosynthesis/export family protein: MAKQNMLISRLSKYSILLTTFLSALIAGCAATPGNFLNTSRLQDNDPTPTATYPVRLITAQVVAEEMTAPEVAQPLPPARFADESQYVYRVAPQDILGVTLWDHPELTTPQGSTLSMGGNTTQTVAGALAQPYTQALPGQADPYGQTVSADGYIFFPFIGKTRVAGKTVGEIRDELAAKLSPYIKNPQLDVRVLAYRSQKIAVTGEVKTPGPLAVSDVPLTLVDAITRSGGTTTEADLQRVRLTRGGKLYVLDANGMLDRGDVSQNVMLQSGDILNIPDRYDSRIFVMGEVKTPMPVNMVRGRASIADALTQAGGVLDTDANVRQIYVVRGVRANPSQPDIYRLDMSQPDSLLLSTQFQLRPQDVVYVGTAGAVQFNRLINQVLPTLQTIFYLKQLTR; this comes from the coding sequence ATGGCTAAACAAAATATGCTGATTTCGCGCTTGTCTAAGTACTCGATTTTGCTGACGACCTTTTTGTCGGCCTTGATTGCCGGATGTGCCGCCACACCGGGAAACTTCCTGAACACATCGCGTCTGCAGGACAACGACCCCACGCCGACCGCGACCTATCCCGTGCGTCTGATCACGGCGCAAGTCGTCGCAGAGGAAATGACCGCGCCTGAAGTCGCGCAACCCTTGCCGCCCGCGCGCTTCGCCGACGAATCGCAATACGTTTATCGCGTGGCGCCGCAGGACATTCTAGGCGTAACGCTCTGGGATCACCCCGAACTGACGACGCCGCAAGGCAGCACCCTGTCGATGGGCGGCAACACCACGCAAACCGTCGCGGGCGCGCTGGCGCAGCCTTATACGCAGGCTTTGCCGGGACAGGCCGATCCATACGGTCAGACGGTCTCCGCGGACGGCTACATCTTCTTTCCGTTCATCGGCAAGACGCGTGTGGCGGGCAAGACCGTCGGCGAGATTCGCGACGAACTCGCGGCCAAGCTCTCGCCGTATATCAAGAACCCGCAGCTCGATGTGCGCGTGCTGGCCTATCGCAGTCAAAAGATCGCGGTGACGGGCGAAGTGAAGACGCCGGGTCCGCTCGCCGTGAGCGATGTACCGCTCACGCTCGTCGATGCCATCACGCGTTCTGGCGGCACGACGACAGAAGCCGACCTGCAGCGCGTGCGCCTCACGCGCGGCGGCAAGCTCTATGTACTCGATGCAAACGGCATGCTCGATCGCGGCGATGTCTCGCAGAACGTCATGCTGCAATCGGGCGACATCCTCAACATCCCGGACCGCTACGACAGCCGCATCTTCGTGATGGGTGAAGTGAAGACGCCGATGCCGGTGAACATGGTGCGCGGCCGTGCATCGATTGCGGATGCGCTCACGCAAGCGGGCGGCGTGCTCGATACCGACGCCAACGTGCGCCAGATTTATGTCGTGCGCGGCGTGCGTGCGAATCCTTCGCAGCCGGACATCTATCGCCTGGACATGTCGCAACCGGATTCCCTCTTGCTGTCGACGCAGTTCCAGCTTCGTCCGCAAGACGTGGTGTATGTCGGAACGGCCGGCGCGGTGCAGTTCAATCGCCTGATCAATCAGGTGCTGCCGACGCTGCAGACGATCTTCTACCTGAAGCAACTGACGCGCTGA
- a CDS encoding polysaccharide biosynthesis tyrosine autokinase yields the protein MVDMQAHPYLQKPDEEDVVLGNLIQAVIDDIWWLIGVAAFVIAAAAVYCYFARPIYSADAHVRVETNDNTSQALTQTQTGQAINSGSSALPTDAEIEIIKSRGVVAPVVDQCKLNFAVSPMTMPFFGSIAARFATPGQLAKPWFGMTKYAWGGEVIDVDSVDVEPRYEGKDLILTALGDERFSLVDPDGHALLQGRAGASASGNGVTLLVTKLVARPGTQFKVMRANDLSAIGAFQSGITVTEQGKQTGVIQISLENQNPDKAAEIANALAQSYLRQHIESKQADASKMLEFLRSEEPRLKSDLQRAEAALTEYQRQAGVINASDEAKVYLEGSINYEAQISALRLQISSLEQRYGNAHPALQTARDQLSQLEVQRERYASRFRDLPQSEVKAVALQRDAKVAEDIYVLLLNRVQELSVQRAGTGGNVHIVDAALRPGDPVKPKKVLIMSAAVILGLILGTGFVFARRAIFKGIDDPERLERVAALPIFGLVPQSAEQIKFDTDARRYQNRGDRLRETPILATMRPNDVTVEIMRSLRTSIQFALMESRNRVVMFTGPAAGVGKSFLAVNLAVLLAATGKKVLLIDADMRRGKLERSFDGERVPGLAELLAGNIGLEEAIRTTRIPSLGFLAAGKRPENPSELLMSPRLQQYLDGLSRAYDAIIVDTPPVLAVTDALIVGKLAGANFLVLRSGAHNEAEISEATRRLRTAGIAVQGAILNGTPLRARGYGRSHYASTEEYLSA from the coding sequence ATCGTGGATATGCAAGCTCATCCTTATTTGCAAAAGCCGGATGAAGAGGACGTGGTCCTCGGCAATCTGATCCAGGCCGTGATCGACGATATCTGGTGGCTGATCGGCGTCGCTGCTTTCGTCATCGCGGCGGCGGCTGTGTACTGCTATTTCGCGCGGCCCATCTACTCCGCCGACGCGCACGTGCGCGTCGAGACGAACGACAACACGTCGCAAGCGCTGACGCAGACGCAGACGGGTCAGGCCATCAACAGCGGATCGAGCGCGCTGCCGACGGATGCGGAAATAGAGATCATCAAGAGCCGTGGCGTGGTCGCGCCGGTGGTCGATCAATGCAAGCTGAACTTCGCGGTATCGCCCATGACGATGCCGTTTTTCGGCAGCATCGCGGCGCGGTTCGCGACGCCCGGCCAGCTCGCGAAACCTTGGTTCGGCATGACGAAATACGCATGGGGCGGCGAGGTGATCGACGTCGATTCCGTCGATGTCGAACCGCGCTACGAAGGCAAGGACCTGATCCTCACCGCACTCGGCGATGAACGTTTTTCGCTCGTCGATCCGGACGGTCATGCGCTCTTGCAAGGCAGGGCCGGCGCAAGCGCAAGCGGCAATGGCGTGACGCTGCTGGTGACGAAGCTCGTGGCGCGCCCCGGCACGCAGTTCAAGGTAATGCGCGCGAACGACCTGAGCGCCATCGGCGCGTTTCAATCGGGGATCACGGTGACGGAGCAAGGCAAGCAGACCGGCGTGATTCAGATATCGCTCGAAAATCAGAATCCGGACAAGGCGGCGGAAATCGCCAATGCGCTGGCGCAGTCTTATCTGCGTCAGCATATCGAGAGTAAGCAGGCCGACGCCAGCAAGATGCTCGAATTCCTGCGCAGCGAAGAGCCGCGTCTGAAGTCCGATCTTCAGCGCGCGGAAGCGGCTTTGACCGAGTATCAAAGGCAAGCGGGCGTCATCAACGCAAGCGACGAAGCCAAGGTCTATCTCGAAGGCAGCATCAACTATGAAGCGCAGATTTCCGCGCTACGTTTGCAGATTTCGTCGCTTGAGCAGCGTTATGGTAACGCGCATCCCGCGTTGCAGACCGCGCGCGATCAGCTCTCGCAACTCGAAGTGCAACGCGAACGTTATGCATCGCGTTTTCGCGATCTGCCGCAATCCGAAGTGAAGGCGGTCGCCTTGCAGCGCGATGCAAAAGTGGCCGAAGACATCTACGTGCTGCTGCTCAATCGCGTGCAGGAATTGTCCGTGCAGCGCGCGGGAACGGGCGGCAACGTGCATATCGTGGATGCCGCGCTGCGTCCGGGCGATCCGGTCAAGCCGAAGAAAGTGCTCATCATGTCGGCGGCCGTGATTCTCGGCTTGATCCTCGGCACGGGTTTCGTGTTTGCGCGGCGCGCGATCTTCAAGGGCATCGACGATCCGGAAAGACTCGAACGTGTCGCTGCATTGCCTATCTTCGGCCTCGTGCCGCAAAGCGCGGAACAGATCAAGTTCGATACCGACGCGCGCCGCTATCAGAACCGTGGCGATCGTCTGCGCGAGACACCGATCCTCGCGACCATGCGTCCGAACGATGTCACCGTCGAGATCATGCGCAGCCTGCGCACGTCGATTCAATTCGCGTTGATGGAATCGCGCAATCGCGTCGTCATGTTCACGGGGCCAGCAGCAGGCGTCGGCAAGAGCTTTCTGGCGGTGAATCTTGCCGTGCTGCTCGCGGCGACCGGCAAGAAAGTCTTGCTGATCGACGCCGACATGCGACGCGGCAAGCTCGAACGTTCCTTCGACGGCGAACGCGTGCCGGGTCTTGCCGAGTTGCTTGCGGGGAACATCGGGCTCGAAGAAGCGATACGCACGACGCGCATTCCATCGCTCGGTTTTCTTGCCGCGGGCAAGCGTCCGGAGAATCCTTCGGAGCTATTGATGTCGCCGCGTCTTCAGCAGTATCTCGATGGCCTGAGCCGCGCGTATGACGCAATCATCGTCGATACGCCGCCGGTGCTCGCAGTCACGGATGCGCTGATCGTCGGCAAGCTCGCGGGCGCCAACTTCCTCGTGCTGCGCTCCGGCGCACATAACGAAGCGGAGATCAGCGAAGCCACGCGCCGTTTGCGCACGGCGGGCATCGCGGTGCAGGGCGCGATTCTCAATGGCACGCCATTGCGGGCACGCGGCTACGGGCGCTCGCATTACGCGAGCACGGAAGAATATTTGAGCGCATGA
- a CDS encoding glycosyltransferase family 2 protein produces the protein MKVSVLVPTYRRPADLKRCLAALRAQTHLPDEVLVIARPEDDATARRLAIEMKSANGFTLRVIDTGAGGQVAALNRGLEAAQGDIIAITDDDAAPRPDWTARIVTAFAHDTRLGAIGGRDWVHEKGRVLDASREEVGVIRRTGRIVGNHHLGVGAARRVRMLKGANMSYRRVAVAMLRFDTRLRGAGAQVHNDMAFSMSVERAGWHVMYDPLIAVDHFPAERFDDDRRDAQTLNALEDAAYNFHLILSEQLASFDREVAWLWYALIGTRVYPGAVHALAAARFGLPRAWQRWRAVRRGAYEARRDARHSRDDTTQSIHAARTL, from the coding sequence CTGAAAGTTTCCGTGCTGGTGCCGACTTATCGGCGCCCGGCGGACCTCAAGCGCTGTCTTGCCGCATTGCGCGCGCAGACGCATTTGCCCGATGAAGTGCTGGTCATTGCGCGTCCGGAAGACGATGCGACCGCGCGACGTCTCGCCATCGAGATGAAAAGCGCGAACGGCTTTACGTTGCGCGTGATCGATACCGGCGCGGGTGGCCAGGTCGCCGCACTCAATCGCGGGCTGGAGGCCGCGCAGGGCGACATCATCGCCATCACGGACGACGATGCGGCGCCGCGCCCCGACTGGACCGCGCGCATCGTCACGGCATTCGCGCACGATACGCGGCTCGGCGCAATCGGCGGACGCGACTGGGTGCACGAGAAAGGCCGCGTGCTGGATGCGTCGCGCGAGGAGGTGGGCGTGATCCGGCGCACGGGGCGCATTGTCGGCAATCATCATCTCGGCGTGGGCGCGGCGCGCCGTGTACGCATGCTGAAGGGCGCGAACATGAGCTATCGGCGCGTGGCCGTGGCGATGCTGCGCTTCGATACGCGTTTGCGCGGCGCGGGCGCGCAAGTGCATAACGACATGGCCTTCAGCATGAGCGTGGAGCGCGCGGGATGGCATGTGATGTACGACCCGCTGATCGCGGTGGATCACTTCCCGGCAGAACGTTTCGACGATGATCGCCGCGACGCGCAAACGCTCAACGCATTAGAGGACGCGGCCTACAACTTCCATCTGATCCTGAGCGAACAACTGGCATCGTTCGATCGCGAGGTCGCGTGGCTTTGGTATGCGTTGATCGGTACGCGCGTGTATCCGGGTGCGGTGCACGCGCTTGCTGCCGCGCGTTTCGGATTGCCGCGCGCATGGCAACGCTGGCGCGCGGTCCGACGAGGCGCATATGAAGCGCGCCGCGATGCGCGACATTCGCGCGATGACACCACGCAATCCATTCATGCCGCGAGGACGCTATGA